A window of Nicotiana sylvestris chromosome 8, ASM39365v2, whole genome shotgun sequence genomic DNA:
ccattttcttcaaaaaataactaaaaatcgtGTGATAAAAATTCATCTCCTCTGTCAGTACGAAGAACCTTAACTTTGTTACCAACTTGGTTTTCAACTAATGCCTTGAATCTTTTGAAGCTTGCAAAAGTTTCTAATTTGCGTTTCAAAAGATATACCCAACTCATCGAACTGTAATCATCGGTTAATAACAAAAAAATCAAGAACTAGCAAGAGATTCTATGGTCATAGGACGTCACAAATCTGAACAAATAAGTTTAAGACAACTAGTGGCTCTCCAAGATCTTCCTACAGGAAAAGATTTTCTATAATTTCTTGCCATATATACAGCCTTCACATATATTTTCAATAAAGATCCTATATTTGGCAAATCATGAACCATCTTATATTGGCTCAGCATTCTCAATCCATTCATATCCAGATATCGATAACACAAATGCCACAACTTAGATTTTTCTCACTAACAACTAAGGCTTGTTCCATTTTTGAAACTTCAAGTGTGAAACATTTTGTTCTCTGTCATACGAATATTTGCTAAGATTTGACCTGACTATTTATTCTTAACAATACATGAGCCATCATCAAACAAGACAGAGAAATCACCATTCAACAATTGCCCTACACTTAGCTGGTTATGTGCCAAATTAGgatcaaataaaatattttggataAGTTTCACTTTACCTTGACTAGTTTGGATAGCAACAGTACCTTCACCTTCGACTTGGATTTCCTTATTATCCCCAAGCCAAGTTTGCCTATTTTTGTCTCATCTAACTCTTTAAATATTGTTCTTTCACCAGTCATATGATGGGAGCAGCCACTATCCACAAACCAAACACCAATCTTATGTTCTATGGTGGTAGAGTGAGCCATGAAAAACAtgctttcttcttcctcttcctcggCATAACCAGCTTGCTTATTTTTGTACCAGAATTTACCTTCTACACGGTCAATATGTGACAATTATAATATTACACTATACCTTTGCGGCTATTTATCCATCCAGATTGGCTTCTGCCTATATCATGTCCTCTGCCTTTAAAAGTGCTAGCCTCTACCACGTCCATGTGCTCCTTGTTCCAGTGACTTCTCATTCTGATTTGGAGGCTCTTCCTTCAGTTGAAAAGCTTGTTCTTCAGTCTTCTCAATTGACTTGTTCATCCGTGATTCATGAGATTGCAAAGAACCCATTAGGAGGTAAAATTCTTAAAACTTTTGAAACTACAATTTCATCACCTGCCTCTTCACCATAGGATTTCATTTGACTTACAAATTCACTAACTCTTGACAAAAAATCTTGCAcagatttattatttttcatgaAGAATGTTTCAAAGCCACGACTAAGAGACTGAAGTTTCACAGTAATTACTTTTGAGGAACCTTGGAACTCCATTTTCAAAATAAGCCAAGCATTTCTTGAGGTAGCATTTGCTGCAATTCTTGAGAAAATTGTTTCATGAACAGCTTGTTGAATAAAGAACAAAGTTTTGGCTTActtctttcttatttcttttaattttctctCTTCCTCTGCATCCGGCTCTTCTATATCAAAGAACCCATCTTTGACTAAGTTCCACAATTCTTGAGACCTAAACAAGGTCTTCATCTTGATACTCCAAAACTCGTACTTCTCGCCATTGAAGATGGGTATGAGCGGTTGTGAAGACGAGGACATGCCATTTGCTGTCAtacttttctcttcttcttgtaTTTCACTCTCTCACGTGTTTCTTAATCTCTTTAACGCCCGGTCAAAGACCGAACGCAAGCTTTAATACCACAACGGAGAAAAAAGAGATATTCTTTAACTAGAAAACTTAGAGTTACGCAAGGAAGATGAatgaatttctttgtagaatagCGTGCTATATTAACTGGATGAGTCTATCTTTTATAGTCTTACAAACTCATAAAGATGAAGCTTATCCAAAAGACTCCCACATGACTAACCACTAGGAAAAACACCATAAAAGtagcaaaaaaatcaaaaaattaacaACCTAACAAAAGACTTTTTCAACTCTAGTAAAAGACTTAATTCAACTTACGATAAATAACCTATCCTAGGCATTAAACTTAAAAACCTAGACTTTTGAATCAATTCCCAACATTGATTCATTAGTCATGAATGGGGAAATTTTAGAATTTAAACTAAAGTATTCTGTAGACAAATTTTGGGCACTGTAGTACTCGGTGCACAATGTTCTGCGTGCACTATTGTTTGAGGTACATTTTAAACTTTACATTAATTAGCTTATTTTAACTCATTAATGTTAACTAGTTAAGAAACAAAAGATTGAAAATTTGGTTATCCCTTTTAGGTAGGATGATAAAGATTCTTCTATAAAATGCTAAGGCCAGCAAATAATCTATGTAGAATCTCGATCTTTAAAACTTTGCTTTGGAGACAAAGAAAAAACCACTGTCGATTACTTCGTTTTTTGGTTATAACCTGAAATTTCGTTCTTTTTCTTAAAACGAAAATCAGTAGATCACATAATTACAAAGGTTCTACTGTCAAAAAGACATTATAATACAGTCGacatttttgtagtttttattgCAATTGGTTGTTATATACTTATAATAACATTTGATGTTTACGTTTTATCTAAGTGTTATGGACAAAAATTAGCCGAAAtttataaaagataaaaaaaaaagttattcaaaactaaaattttaaaagatatatatatatatatatatatatatatatatatatatatatatatatatatatatatatatttaaataagacaatactccctccgtttcaatttatgtgaacccatttgactgggcacgaggTTTAAGAATAGAGAGAAGACTTCTGAACTTGTGGCGTAAAATGAAGCATATATATTttatgtggctataaatcattgcataaaggtaaattgtttccaaatagggaaagaggtcattctttttggcacggactaaaaaggaaataggttcacataaattgaaacggagggagtacattTTAACAAACTCCTAACTAATGGTGGCGAGATTTAAACTCTGAGACACACATTTTaaaaatgcttgaaaataaaaaattcttTCAAGATTGAAGAAGAAATCCATAATGATAGGTCGTTTTGACTCTAATTCCTTGGTGACGACATAACGCTTGAATTGACAAAGATTTGCGCAAACTTTCATTCAAAGGGTATCCAATACACGATGAAATTTTTTTGTCCAATGGAATAGAAATATATGTGCAGATCTTTCAACAAGAATAAAATTTAATTATGAAAGTATGTAACCACGAAATATTCTATGTTCTAAGTGATGTATTATAGTTTCAGAATATTTGGTCGAAATCTCTATACCTATTATTGATAATTTAAGATATTTATTTCTATAAAATGTACCCAAGAAAAGACTATGGATATTATGGGGGGTAATTTTATAAAAAGCATATTGTTATAGTTGTTATATATAAAAGGATGTTATAAATAGATAAAATATAGCAAAAATtaatttcaaaaaacaaaattaacttTTAAAACAACAAATTATTGTATAAGgtggttgttatagagaggtcttaTTGTACCTAATCATCTAATATTGCTAGCCAATTGAATAAGTTGTGGCAGCCTGGCAGGCAATTAGTAGATTAAAGCTAATTTGTTCAGTTGAGCTCGAGGGCAAAGGCGGGGACAAGAGGTTGTACCGGTTGGccaaggtgagagagaggaaagCCCGCGACTTAGACCAAGTCAAATGCATCAAGGACGAGGATGGCAAAGTGTTGATAGACGAGGCACTTATTAGGAGAAGATGGCAGACATACTTCCATAAAATGTTGAATGAGGAGGGGGATAGACACATTGTGCTGGGAGAGTTGGAGCACTTCGAGAGTCAGCGGAATTTTGGGTATTGTAGGCGGATTACGGTAGAGGAGGTGGAAGGGGCGATGCGTAAGATATGCAGGGGTAGAGCGAcggggccagacgaaattccggtggAATTCTGGAAAAACGCGGGGCGGGTAGGTTTGGAGTGGCTCACTGGGctatttatgttatttttaagaCAAAGAAGATGCCCGAAGAATGGAGGTGGAGTACTATGGTTCCACTttacaagaacaagggtgatgtccaaaattgcaacaattataggggtatcaagttgttGAGTCACACTATGAAGGTTTGGGAGAGGGTAGTGGAGGCCAGGGTGAGGAGGTGCGTGTCTATTTTCGAGAATCGGTTTGGATTCATGTAGGGCGTTCGACTACGGAAGCGATTCATCCGGTAAGGAGATTAGTGGAGCAGTACAGGGAGAGGAAGAATgatttgcatatggtgtttattgaccttgaGAAAGCATACGATAAAGTACCGAGGGAGGTCCTGTGGAAGTGTTTGGAGGTCAGTGGCGTTCTGGTAgcgtacattagggtgattaaggatatgtatgatgatGCTAAGACTCGGGTGAAGACTGTGGGGGGTGACTCGGATTATTTCCCTGTGGTGATGGGGTTGTACCAGGGATCGGCTCTTAGCCTATTTTTATTTTCCTTGGCGATGGATGTACTGTCGCGACACATCCAAGGGGAGGTAccttggtgcatgctatttgccgatGATATAGTGTTGATTGACGAGACGCGTAGCGGAGTTAACGcgaggttggaggtttggagatagaccttggagtctaaaggtttcaaactGAGTAGAACCAAAACAGAATACTTGAAGTGCGGGACCCATGATGCAGATGTAGAGGTTAAGCTTGATGCTCAAGTTATCCCTAAGAGAGTGAGTTTTAAGTATCTCGAGTCTATTATCCAGGGTAACAGGGAGATTGACGAAGATGTCGCACATCACATCGGAGCgagatggatgaagtggaggctcaCTTCTGGTGTTTTGTGTGATAGGAATGTGTCGCtaagacttaagggtaagttttatCGAGCGGTGGTTTGAccggctatgttgtatggggctgagtgttggccagtcaagaactcctACCTGCAGAAGATgagagtagcagagatgaggatgttgagatggatgtgtgggtgtACCAGGAGAGATAGTATTAAGAATGAAGCTATTTGGGATAGAGTGGGAGTAGCctccgtggaggacaagatgcgagaGACGAGGCTGAGATGGTTTGGACATGTTAAGAGAAGAAACATTGATGCTCCTGTCAGGAGGTATGAGAGGTTGGCCATGGAGAGTTTGAGAAGAggtcgaggtaggcctaagaagtactggggagaggtgattatacACGACATGGCGTTGCTTCAgctcactgaggacatgacccttgataggagggtaTGGAGGTCAATgattaaggtagaaggttagtaggtagtttatagttgttcactgatagtcttagtagcatgcatgtcccttcatattcttagatttCTATTACGTTATGTGGTTGTGTTCGCCTCAGGTATTGTATTCCCTGCTGCTATTATTTGGCACTACTTATTTTTTatcctccccctccccctcccccttttttttctcttccttCCTTGCTTTCCACTTCTTCTTCTTGTCCTTCCTGAGCCgaaggtctattggaaacagccccTCTACCTGcactaggtaggggtaaggtctgcttaCAGACTACCCTTCTCAGACCCCACCTgttgggatcaaactgggtttgttgttattgttgtatttatttttgtaaataaataaggGTGGATAAGATTTATGACAAAACCAAAGTACgagtgtcacacctcttttttccgtccccgcgaggggtaaaggagttttttccaattaaaggacaatcgaaacgggatttgtttgtttatttcagagtcgccacttgggagatttagggtgtcccaagtcaccaattttaatcccgaatcgaggaaaagaatgactctgtattacagtccgcgaaccagaaatccggataaggaattctgttaacccaggagaaggtgttaggcattcccgagttccgtggttctagaacggtcgctcaattgttacatttggcttgattatttgattttatacaattatgagttcctgtgcaaattttatccctttaccgcttttattattatattttaaaagaatgtgaacatcgtataaaaatatgtctttgaattgcgtcacatgaaatgcacccgcaatccggaacacatttttattcaatgttttgggatttggatttgggtcgcatgaaatgcacacccgagtttaagaggaTAAGATTATAAAAATGCGCGCCTACAGCATTTAGCGTATTACTattttttgggtaaggccgtggagttttGCTAAAAACTgttcatcccgaagtctaagtaattttaaaaaaaatatatatatatttacccaGGGCTCCGCAATTTGTGATTTCCTATGCGAGGCACACctccattttttattttaaaagaatcaTCCTATAGtaactatgtttttctatttccgtccgtctctaaaaataaaataagaaagggtacctaatttatttacatgcatGCGGGTTATTAGTTAAGATCCATGTACGGTTTGTTAATTCTGAAATAAGGGTGATCTATTTGCCATTTATTGGGCCCAAGTCCAACGTATGTGAGGTAAAATTGGACCCGGGCCATCCTTAATCCAATAGGGCTAATTAATGGTTTCTACACATTCATAGCTTGTAAAAATGGTATCATTTTATTAACAAATTCCTTCAAATTTAAAGTGGCGTTCTACTGTAATGTAATAACTTGGAAATCTAATTaaattttctttctaaaaaaCCATTTATATGCATTAAATCAACTACTTGTATCTAATTAAACCATGTTCCTGTCAGTTACCGAAATAGGCCATTTATTCAATGAGATAACTGTTGAATGCTTGATAATAAACTAAATGGCCTAACATGCTCTTGATATATGCAATTTAACAAATAATACTGTCTAACAGAGCAAAAGTTACTATATCAATCCTTTTAAATTAAACATCCATGGGTAGTTTTCTTACTAAACTATTGCAAAAAAAGTCCAGTTATACATAAATAAACACTTACATGATTCTAGTACAGGGAATTAACTAACGTATGTACAATTAAGCTTTAGAATACAACTTAAAATGAATTCTAGAGCaatcaactcttcatttttgtatttCATGCTTCAATATTTTCCAGCTTACAAGATGTgccagttgtgtacctgatattggaaaggCAAAGAAGGAGTGGAAGATCAGTAGTGCAACAgtaaacaacagcaacagcaataGTAGGTTCAGCAGTATCCAGCAATACAGCCAGTGAAACCAATAACAGATAAACCAGTAGCAGATTGAAAAACCAACAGCAAACTTAAGAATATCCAATAGTAGCTTCAAGCAAAATCAACAGCAACGCCAAATGAATCCCAGTAATACCAAAATGCAAccacagtcaaagcagaagagaaaCAGATGCAAAGCAACAATAGTTGCCTTACTTTGAACACTCAGACGAAACAAACTGAGACTATTGAAATAAACCTCAGCCTTATCCCTCTTGAAAATACAATGGTCTTTTAGGTTAAGAAGTACAGCCTAATGTCactttttttttcgaaaattccTCCTCTTCCTTCTGTCTTTTTTTTTCCTCCAGTATTCTCTCTTTCTCAGTTTGCTTTTTTCTTCTAAAATCTGTTCTTTTTTTTCCCACCTCCCCCAAATCAGATTTTCAGTTATCTTAAATAAGCCTTTCAGCTAGTGCCTTGTCCACTTAGTATCCTACTTTTCATTTCTTAATTAACCCATTATACTAGTGCTGATTATTAGTGCCCCTTTCAGCCCCTTAAAATCAGCAAAAGTGTCATTCCCATTAAGAAATTTTTCCACTTAGTCTAGTGGGATCCTAGTTTAATTAGTGGGTATGCTAATTCCCAAACTAACCCTGCAAACCCCTTGATATTATTGTCTGGCAGCCTTTTATTCTGCAACTTGTTCCAACTATCAAAGATGTGAACATTAACTCTGACTGATAGCTATAAACACACTTATTGACAGCTAAATGACTGAGGTCGAATCTCAATTGAAACAAACAAACTGAATTTACAAAAAATTCTAATAGAatcatttaaactgaaattgaaacttgaattgaTATGCACATGAATGGAGGTAATATGAGGGCAGGTTCATTGTCAGTTCAATGACAATGCCCTGAGATCTAATGGCCCCGGatcaaacacacataacaacatttGACTAATCTGCTTATTGAACTAACAAAACGAATTAATCGACAGGAATTAAGTAACTGATTACTTACAACAAATGTTAACGATCAATCTAAAAATAGTAAATAGACTGCCTAAATCAACATTAACAGAGGCAAGGATTTataataaaacaactaatcgacgaacttatttAAATCGATTATACGCATTATAACTCACCACAATTACAGCAAACACAAACAAATGACAgaattggacaaaaatgaagaggtCTAATGATGAAACAGAACTGATctaaaaaaagtagaaaaatcacACAAATTAATAAAATAGGCAACTACATA
This region includes:
- the LOC138875802 gene encoding uncharacterized protein, producing the protein MRVAEMRMLRWMCGCTRRDSIKNEAIWDRVGVASVEDKMRETRLRWFGHVKRRNIDAPVRRYERLAMESLRRGRGRPKKYWGEVIIHDMALLQLTEDMTLDRRVWRSMIKVEG